The proteins below are encoded in one region of Pseudomonas putida S13.1.2:
- a CDS encoding GMC family oxidoreductase gives MTTFNFDDDSVVVIIGSGAGGGTLANELCQKGIPVVLLEAGQRQSSATFINDEWPSFEQLSWGDTRTTSGSWQIARDFPNLPAWICKTVGGTTTHWAGASLRFQEHEFRARQTYGDIKDANLLDWPLTLAELEPFYARAEDKMGVTRTNDIPGLPGNNNFQVMYNGARKLGYKKCSTGHMAINSRARAGRAQCMQLGFCFQGCKMGAKWSTLYTEIPAAEATGKLELRTQAHAVKIEHDAKGRATGVVYADAQGRLQRQKARLVAVAGNAIETPRLLLNSTSTLFPHGIGNGSGMVGKHYMRHTTGSVFAEFKDPVHFYRGTIMAGLIGDEVHFNPDRGFVGGYEMETISLGPSFMAAFFNPGAWGRDFTRVMDNYTHLAGMWLVGEDMPRETNRITLSDNVKDRFGIPVANVHYDDHPNDIAMREHAYQQGSAVYEAVGALKTHRVPPYPSTHNMGTCRMSHKEADGVCNKYGQSHEVPNLFISDGSQFTTSAAENPTLTIVSLAIRQAEYIADALRTHAA, from the coding sequence ATGACCACATTCAATTTCGACGATGACTCGGTAGTGGTGATCATCGGCTCTGGTGCGGGTGGTGGAACACTGGCTAATGAACTGTGCCAGAAGGGTATTCCAGTCGTTCTGCTGGAGGCTGGCCAGCGCCAGTCCTCTGCCACTTTCATCAATGACGAATGGCCCTCGTTCGAGCAATTGTCCTGGGGCGATACCCGTACCACCTCGGGCTCTTGGCAGATCGCCAGGGACTTCCCGAACCTCCCCGCCTGGATCTGCAAAACGGTGGGTGGAACTACCACTCACTGGGCAGGTGCCAGCCTTCGATTCCAGGAGCATGAATTCCGAGCGCGGCAGACCTATGGCGACATCAAGGATGCGAACCTGCTCGACTGGCCATTGACGCTCGCGGAACTGGAGCCCTTCTATGCAAGGGCCGAAGACAAGATGGGCGTGACGCGCACCAACGACATTCCTGGGCTACCGGGAAACAACAATTTTCAGGTGATGTACAACGGTGCTCGCAAGCTTGGCTACAAAAAATGCAGTACCGGCCACATGGCGATCAACAGCCGTGCCCGCGCAGGACGCGCTCAGTGCATGCAACTTGGCTTCTGCTTCCAGGGCTGCAAGATGGGGGCAAAGTGGTCAACGCTGTACACCGAGATTCCGGCAGCGGAGGCCACAGGCAAGCTCGAGCTCCGTACGCAGGCGCACGCAGTAAAGATCGAGCACGATGCAAAAGGGCGAGCCACCGGTGTGGTCTACGCAGATGCGCAAGGGCGTCTGCAACGCCAAAAAGCGCGACTTGTTGCGGTCGCAGGCAATGCCATTGAAACCCCTCGCCTACTGCTTAATTCGACCAGCACATTGTTCCCTCATGGCATTGGCAACGGCTCCGGGATGGTCGGTAAACACTACATGCGCCATACCACCGGATCTGTGTTCGCAGAGTTCAAGGACCCGGTGCATTTCTACCGCGGCACCATCATGGCCGGCCTGATCGGTGACGAGGTGCACTTCAATCCCGACAGGGGCTTTGTCGGAGGCTACGAAATGGAAACCATCTCGCTTGGCCCTTCCTTCATGGCTGCGTTCTTCAACCCCGGCGCCTGGGGACGCGACTTCACCCGCGTCATGGACAACTACACGCATCTGGCTGGCATGTGGCTGGTCGGTGAGGACATGCCCCGGGAAACCAATCGCATTACCCTGAGCGATAACGTCAAAGACCGCTTTGGCATTCCTGTGGCCAACGTGCACTACGACGACCACCCCAACGATATTGCAATGCGCGAGCACGCCTATCAGCAAGGTAGCGCGGTCTATGAGGCCGTCGGTGCACTGAAGACCCACCGCGTACCACCCTACCCCTCGACTCATAACATGGGCACTTGTCGTATGAGCCACAAGGAAGCCGATGGTGTTTGCAACAAATACGGGCAAAGCCATGAAGTGCCAAATCTGTTCATTTCAGATGGCAGTCAGTTCACCACCAGCGCAGCCGAGAACCCTACCCTGACGATCGTCAGCCTGGCGATTCGTCAGGCGGAGTACATTGCCGATGCGCTGAGGACGCATGCGGCATGA
- a CDS encoding tat pathway signal sequence yields MQDIQASRRSFLKGSGGILLGTLLFTSGPIALLAPSTTWALEMKMLNNDQAARLMVIVRRIYPHDQMEDAVYAFAIKALDDRAVTDPSILPLLEQGLNELDKSADGAWLNLDEPRQLAVLESIQTTPFFTLVRSVSVNALYSNELAYQHFGYEGASFPKGGYLMRGFNDLKWLPAAPTEASPPAFS; encoded by the coding sequence ATGCAGGATATACAAGCCAGCCGCCGTAGCTTTCTGAAAGGCAGCGGCGGAATTCTCTTGGGCACGTTGCTTTTCACCTCCGGCCCCATCGCCCTGCTCGCCCCCAGTACCACCTGGGCGCTTGAGATGAAAATGCTGAACAACGATCAAGCCGCACGACTGATGGTTATAGTGCGCCGGATCTACCCTCACGATCAGATGGAAGACGCTGTGTACGCCTTTGCGATCAAAGCCTTGGACGACCGCGCCGTGACTGACCCTTCCATTCTTCCCCTGCTTGAACAAGGTTTGAACGAGCTGGACAAGTCAGCTGATGGCGCCTGGCTGAATCTGGATGAGCCGCGCCAATTGGCCGTGCTCGAGTCCATCCAGACCACCCCGTTTTTCACTTTGGTCAGGTCAGTCTCGGTCAATGCCCTGTACAGCAACGAACTCGCCTACCAGCACTTCGGCTACGAAGGTGCCTCTTTCCCCAAAGGCGGTTACCTGATGCGCGGCTTCAACGACTTGAAGTGGCTACCTGCTGCCCCTACCGAAGCCAGCCCTCCCGCCTTTTCCTGA
- a CDS encoding VOC family protein, translating to MPKFLHTMIRVGDLDASMRFYGQAFDLQESHRLEFDDFSLVYLRDRESGAEIELTWNKGQDGYTHGSGYGHVAFAVEDLDHHHARLSELGLSPAPIKEFKRGEALLARFFFIQDPDGYKIEVLQRAGHYQ from the coding sequence ATGCCGAAATTCCTTCACACCATGATCCGTGTAGGTGACCTGGATGCCTCCATGCGTTTCTACGGACAAGCATTCGACCTGCAGGAATCCCACCGCCTTGAGTTCGACGACTTCTCGCTCGTCTACCTACGCGACCGGGAAAGCGGTGCCGAAATCGAACTGACCTGGAACAAGGGCCAAGACGGCTACACCCACGGCAGTGGGTATGGCCATGTCGCCTTCGCAGTAGAAGACCTCGATCACCATCACGCTCGCTTGAGCGAACTGGGGCTCTCTCCTGCCCCCATCAAAGAATTCAAGCGTGGTGAAGCGCTGCTCGCTCGCTTCTTCTTCATCCAGGACCCGGATGGCTACAAGATCGAGGTGTTGCAGCGCGCCGGCCACTATCAGTAA
- a CDS encoding ribbon-helix-helix domain-containing protein: MCELYVKADPILYESRSRSLRIRGVVTTLRLENQFWDILTEIAAADSVSTNQLIAKLYEEVMDYRGEVVNFASFLRVSCTRYLSQKQVANRVVPLSIAAG, encoded by the coding sequence ATGTGTGAGCTGTATGTGAAGGCAGACCCGATCCTTTATGAATCGCGCTCGCGCTCCTTGCGCATCCGGGGCGTGGTCACCACCCTGCGTCTGGAAAACCAGTTCTGGGACATCCTGACCGAGATTGCTGCAGCGGACAGTGTCAGCACCAATCAGCTCATCGCCAAGCTGTACGAGGAAGTCATGGACTACCGCGGAGAAGTGGTGAATTTTGCCTCGTTCCTGAGGGTAAGCTGCACCCGCTACCTCAGCCAAAAACAGGTGGCTAATAGGGTGGTGCCACTTTCAATCGCAGCGGGGTAA
- a CDS encoding HlyD family secretion protein → MNATPENEQKPATRWASGRRILIAAVLANACLVAVAFAYAQWHQRVDFESTDNAYIKGNLTYVSPKVSGYVTAVETENNRKVAPGDVLVRIDPSDYQVAVQTAVASVAQQNASLVQLDQQQQLQQAQIKVSEAGVTSAQASLSETSADFKRAQALVEQGAISQQEFDQSKAAWTRARAALAQNQSQVDYAQQQMEVLRAERTVIDAQLKSAQATLQRANNDLAWTQIRAPREGLVAARNVRLGEYVTAGTRLMAIAPTRDLWIEANLRETQLARMRQGDRVQVQVDAVPDQTYCGYVESISGASGSEFAVIPPDNASGNFTKIVRRFPVRILLDADQPGLQRLGVGMSVEPRVALGSSVDGEARPGLLSRVFLGSFTCDKQAADD, encoded by the coding sequence ATGAATGCAACTCCCGAAAATGAACAGAAGCCGGCGACGCGCTGGGCGAGTGGCCGCAGAATACTGATTGCAGCGGTGCTCGCTAATGCCTGCTTGGTCGCCGTAGCGTTCGCGTATGCGCAATGGCACCAGAGGGTCGACTTCGAGAGTACCGATAACGCCTACATCAAAGGGAATCTGACGTACGTGTCACCGAAGGTCAGTGGTTATGTAACTGCCGTCGAAACGGAAAACAACCGCAAGGTCGCGCCGGGAGATGTGCTGGTCCGCATCGATCCGTCAGACTACCAAGTAGCGGTCCAGACTGCGGTGGCCTCCGTTGCACAACAAAATGCATCACTCGTGCAACTGGACCAACAGCAACAGTTACAGCAAGCTCAGATCAAAGTTTCGGAAGCAGGCGTAACATCGGCGCAAGCATCCTTGAGCGAAACGTCAGCCGACTTCAAGCGTGCACAAGCATTGGTGGAGCAAGGGGCGATCAGCCAGCAAGAGTTCGACCAGTCAAAAGCTGCCTGGACACGAGCCCGTGCAGCCCTCGCGCAAAATCAGTCGCAAGTCGACTATGCCCAACAACAAATGGAAGTGCTGCGCGCTGAGCGCACTGTCATCGACGCCCAATTGAAGTCTGCGCAAGCTACGCTGCAGCGCGCAAACAATGATCTGGCGTGGACACAGATCAGAGCGCCCCGTGAAGGACTGGTTGCTGCGCGTAATGTTCGCTTGGGCGAATATGTGACAGCAGGCACCAGACTCATGGCGATTGCACCGACGCGTGACTTGTGGATCGAGGCTAATCTGCGCGAAACCCAGCTGGCGCGCATGCGCCAGGGTGACCGCGTACAGGTCCAAGTGGACGCCGTGCCAGATCAGACGTACTGCGGGTATGTGGAAAGCATTTCAGGGGCGAGTGGATCTGAGTTCGCAGTCATACCCCCAGACAATGCTTCAGGAAACTTCACCAAGATTGTGCGTCGCTTCCCGGTCCGCATCCTGTTGGATGCAGATCAACCAGGTTTGCAACGCTTGGGGGTGGGCATGTCAGTTGAACCGCGTGTTGCTCTGGGTTCAAGTGTCGATGGAGAAGCGCGACCCGGCCTGCTCTCGCGGGTCTTTCTCGGGTCTTTCACATGCGACAAGCAGGCTGCAGATGATTGA
- a CDS encoding MFS transporter, whose translation MALSHILPIRYALFVSSLGAVAGTTFSVMAILTIGDIGGGLSVSSDDAAWLNTLYNVGAICGLPIIMTMAASLGRGRAMLLAGLFYTLSSIAVAVSPFYEWALVARFIHGFFGGMLPVLMMQLVMTSLFPGRGQLEGMTLFAVATSIGTGIAASIGGYLLTEFGWRGLFWIQALVGGVYTLLALKVLPDERGELEYLSSKDWPSYAFLAAGLSGLMVVMAEGERRFWLETWWIPALLLSSLVGLVYGAHSLWIAPRPLLVLKIFRKPTFAWAIILSFIFRFGTLLTVWIAPQYLARMQSFKALQTGELLLAMVPSTLLGFVLAYWLVRRVDARIALSLGLLIFALAAALCSDLAPDWALDEFRTPIVLVGFGQAFVQVALLRYAVFGVGKEEGPTCGIIFNLARLYALLGGLGGLWHLVTEREKYHYTRIVEALGNTDPLTTQRIAESQSLYTRFVTDSAATHSTALGKLSDSAMNQAYTLAYGDAFLVTTLVMFVGAILVWALPTLPSAAPPAPPVQPAKPETAT comes from the coding sequence ATGGCGTTATCTCATATTTTGCCAATCCGCTATGCCCTGTTTGTTTCCAGCCTCGGGGCCGTTGCAGGCACTACCTTCTCAGTGATGGCGATTCTCACCATCGGTGACATTGGTGGTGGTCTGTCGGTGAGCAGCGATGACGCTGCATGGTTGAACACGCTATACAACGTAGGCGCGATCTGCGGATTGCCTATCATCATGACGATGGCAGCGTCTTTGGGCAGAGGTCGAGCGATGCTGCTAGCAGGGTTGTTCTACACCCTCAGTTCGATCGCAGTTGCCGTTTCCCCCTTCTACGAATGGGCGTTAGTTGCACGCTTTATCCACGGCTTCTTCGGAGGAATGCTCCCCGTACTCATGATGCAACTGGTCATGACCAGCCTGTTTCCCGGGCGTGGCCAGCTAGAAGGCATGACCCTGTTCGCAGTGGCCACGTCCATCGGTACGGGCATAGCAGCATCCATCGGGGGCTATCTGCTAACCGAATTCGGCTGGCGAGGACTGTTCTGGATACAAGCATTAGTTGGTGGCGTGTATACCTTGCTGGCGTTGAAGGTTCTACCTGATGAGCGCGGCGAACTCGAATACCTGAGCAGTAAAGACTGGCCAAGCTATGCCTTTCTGGCTGCAGGATTGAGCGGGCTGATGGTCGTGATGGCAGAGGGCGAGCGCCGATTCTGGCTAGAAACCTGGTGGATTCCCGCGCTCCTACTCAGCAGCCTGGTTGGCCTTGTTTATGGTGCTCATTCATTGTGGATCGCACCACGCCCGCTGCTGGTTCTGAAGATTTTCAGAAAACCAACCTTCGCCTGGGCGATCATTCTGTCGTTCATCTTCCGCTTCGGTACGCTGCTTACCGTGTGGATAGCCCCACAGTACCTGGCTCGCATGCAAAGTTTCAAAGCACTGCAGACAGGTGAACTGTTGCTGGCGATGGTGCCGAGTACATTACTGGGTTTCGTGCTTGCCTATTGGCTAGTCAGGCGCGTGGATGCCCGCATAGCGCTGTCACTAGGCTTGCTGATCTTCGCACTCGCCGCTGCGCTATGCAGCGATCTGGCGCCCGATTGGGCTCTGGATGAGTTTCGCACGCCCATTGTGCTGGTCGGCTTTGGCCAGGCATTCGTTCAGGTGGCCTTGCTTCGATATGCTGTTTTTGGGGTTGGCAAGGAAGAAGGACCGACGTGCGGCATCATCTTTAACCTGGCCAGACTCTATGCACTTTTAGGCGGACTTGGAGGTCTCTGGCATCTGGTCACGGAGCGCGAGAAGTACCACTACACACGCATTGTTGAAGCGCTCGGCAACACTGATCCTCTGACGACTCAGCGCATTGCCGAGAGCCAGTCGCTCTATACACGATTTGTCACCGATTCTGCGGCTACCCACAGCACTGCGCTGGGCAAGCTGTCCGACAGTGCGATGAACCAGGCTTATACGTTGGCTTATGGCGACGCCTTTTTAGTAACCACGCTGGTGATGTTCGTAGGAGCCATCCTGGTGTGGGCCTTGCCTACCCTGCCCTCTGCGGCACCGCCTGCGCCTCCCGTCCAACCAGCTAAACCCGAGACCGCCACATGA
- a CDS encoding FAD-dependent monooxygenase, giving the protein MTTYQEDLIIVGGSLAGLTVALACAARNLPVCVLERLGGHRVGGDSLTVDLSLLAKVVGHDPRQDPSLPVVPAYRDLTTWPALYGWLRDRVLASPSITLEEGVSVAGVHTDGEMAVITLADGIERRASAVIGADGYRSVVRQRIAPQAPLARYAGYLVWRGLVDENRLKQPVAWPSNGGLWIDFVGGYRLVAATLPGRDGSIEPGHRQITFAWFDAHQQTLLQETGCLTVDGFIEGTLGRGTISQALKNNLLDRVPRVWPELWQEAVMLGIASADSLSGAPIAEYLPHRLANGPLAIVGDAAHVLSPMTGRGFLTAVEDAELLAQLLADKAPDESISAVFARYEVTRMPFIRGLVTHSMRLSAEYRHIASRA; this is encoded by the coding sequence ATGACAACCTACCAGGAAGATCTCATCATCGTTGGCGGTTCTCTGGCGGGCCTTACTGTCGCTTTGGCTTGCGCGGCAAGGAACCTGCCAGTCTGTGTGCTCGAGCGTTTAGGGGGCCACAGGGTCGGTGGTGACAGCCTAACCGTTGATCTCTCATTGCTCGCCAAGGTAGTTGGCCATGACCCCAGACAGGATCCCAGCCTACCGGTGGTCCCTGCCTACCGCGACTTGACGACGTGGCCGGCCCTGTACGGGTGGCTGCGAGACAGAGTGCTTGCCTCGCCCTCAATTACCCTGGAAGAAGGTGTCAGCGTGGCGGGTGTTCATACTGATGGTGAAATGGCTGTCATCACGCTTGCTGATGGTATCGAGCGAAGGGCTTCGGCAGTAATTGGCGCGGATGGGTACCGCAGCGTGGTACGCCAACGCATCGCCCCACAAGCCCCACTCGCCCGATACGCCGGGTATCTGGTTTGGCGTGGTTTGGTCGACGAAAATCGCCTTAAACAACCTGTTGCCTGGCCTTCTAATGGAGGGCTGTGGATCGACTTCGTGGGTGGTTATCGACTGGTTGCAGCCACGCTCCCCGGGCGCGACGGCTCAATCGAGCCTGGCCACCGGCAAATCACTTTCGCCTGGTTTGATGCCCATCAGCAAACTTTGCTGCAGGAGACCGGTTGCCTGACCGTTGACGGTTTCATTGAGGGCACTCTCGGCAGAGGGACGATCAGCCAAGCGCTCAAGAACAACTTGCTCGATCGCGTGCCGCGTGTTTGGCCAGAGCTCTGGCAAGAGGCTGTAATGCTCGGGATCGCCTCAGCAGATTCGTTGAGCGGCGCGCCGATTGCCGAATACCTGCCACACCGATTGGCTAACGGCCCATTGGCCATAGTGGGCGATGCCGCCCATGTGTTATCGCCAATGACCGGCCGGGGCTTTCTTACGGCGGTGGAGGATGCTGAGCTATTGGCCCAGTTGCTCGCCGATAAGGCGCCCGATGAATCGATCAGTGCTGTGTTCGCGAGATATGAAGTAACTCGTATGCCCTTCATCCGAGGCTTAGTCACCCATTCGATGCGGCTCAGTGCCGAATACCGGCACATAGCGTCACGTGCTTAA
- a CDS encoding isochorismatase family protein, with amino-acid sequence MTYENFNADNAALLLIDHQVGTMGWAKSMPFDELKRNALMLAKAARILKLPVVLTSSMEEHAQGPLLSELEEILPTEFAGRIKRLGIVNAMDDEHFAAAVKATGRKKLIIAGVTNDVCTVYPALSLVRDGFEVQVVADAGASPTAMADDIALRRMDKAGVTLTSTNQLIAELAGSWATPEGGELVQVLMESFGS; translated from the coding sequence ATGACTTACGAAAATTTCAATGCTGACAACGCTGCCCTGCTGCTGATCGATCATCAGGTTGGCACCATGGGGTGGGCCAAATCCATGCCCTTCGATGAGCTCAAACGCAATGCGCTGATGCTCGCCAAGGCGGCGCGTATTCTTAAACTGCCGGTCGTGCTCACCTCCAGTATGGAAGAACATGCGCAAGGCCCGCTGCTGAGTGAACTGGAAGAAATCCTTCCGACCGAGTTCGCAGGGCGCATTAAGCGCCTGGGGATCGTCAACGCGATGGACGATGAACATTTTGCCGCAGCAGTCAAAGCCACAGGTCGCAAGAAGCTCATCATTGCCGGCGTAACCAATGATGTCTGCACCGTTTACCCGGCACTTTCGCTGGTCCGTGACGGCTTTGAAGTGCAGGTTGTCGCCGACGCAGGCGCGTCGCCAACCGCGATGGCGGATGACATTGCGCTGCGCCGGATGGACAAGGCTGGGGTAACGCTGACCTCTACCAACCAGTTGATTGCAGAACTCGCCGGTAGCTGGGCAACACCTGAAGGCGGTGAGTTGGTGCAGGTGCTCATGGAGTCGTTCGGCAGCTGA
- a CDS encoding pirin family protein, translating into MLSTARLQRMNHGSQFRAFSLRGDQFAKPIDPFLGVDHAWISGPTFPPHPHAGFSAVSYLFLDSETGIDNRDSLGNRNLIHPGGLHWTAAGSGVVHEEVPAEPGKTVHMLQIFINLPEDKQAQAPHAFSLEARDVPVVRLPGVKIRVPLGAFGEIASPLSLPTDVRLLDILLEAGGEVEIPIPVGHVAFVVPIDGEVSVDGQPFSLLDPKAPANLPQGPKRVVMVQAKNGAAKAVVFSGTPLNQPVHWQGPMALASPAALGEAVQRYQRGLFGSLQTR; encoded by the coding sequence ATGCTATCCACCGCACGCCTGCAGCGTATGAATCATGGAAGCCAGTTCCGAGCGTTCAGCCTTCGTGGCGATCAGTTTGCGAAACCAATTGATCCGTTTCTGGGCGTGGATCATGCCTGGATCAGCGGACCGACCTTCCCACCGCATCCGCATGCGGGTTTCTCCGCAGTGTCATACCTGTTTCTGGATTCAGAAACGGGAATCGATAACCGGGACTCACTGGGCAATCGCAATTTGATTCATCCCGGTGGCCTGCACTGGACGGCGGCGGGTAGCGGCGTGGTACATGAAGAAGTACCAGCGGAGCCCGGCAAGACCGTGCACATGCTGCAAATCTTCATCAATCTACCCGAGGACAAACAGGCGCAGGCTCCTCATGCCTTCAGCCTGGAAGCACGCGATGTACCCGTTGTACGCCTGCCGGGAGTGAAGATTCGTGTGCCCCTAGGGGCCTTCGGCGAGATCGCCTCCCCCCTCTCGTTGCCCACCGATGTCCGATTGCTGGACATCCTGCTGGAAGCGGGCGGTGAGGTAGAAATTCCAATCCCGGTCGGGCATGTAGCGTTCGTCGTGCCGATTGATGGGGAGGTGAGCGTGGATGGCCAGCCGTTCAGTCTGCTTGATCCAAAGGCCCCCGCGAATCTGCCCCAAGGGCCAAAGCGGGTTGTCATGGTGCAGGCAAAAAACGGCGCCGCAAAGGCAGTGGTTTTTTCAGGGACACCGCTGAATCAGCCCGTTCACTGGCAAGGCCCAATGGCGCTGGCGTCACCAGCGGCACTGGGCGAAGCCGTGCAGCGCTACCAACGCGGGCTTTTCGGCAGCCTGCAAACCCGATAA
- a CDS encoding alkene reductase: protein MNSLFSEVQVGRYTLSNRMVMAPMTRSRANDAGVPSDIVTTYYEQRASAGLIISEGVFPVALGKGYVRTPGIETDEQVAAWKKVAESVHARGGRIFMQLMHCGRVSHPSLIDGAQPQAPSAIKAAGQTYTATGLQDFVIPHALSIVEIAGVVEGYRQAARRAIEAGFDGVELHAASGYLPEQFLSSGSNQRDDEYGGSVENRVRFVLEVLAAIVEEVGGDRVGIKISPEMNFNDIVDANPQETYTYLVKHLRPFNLAYLHVALFGAEFDYHSALRPLFNGSYLIGSGLNKESAEALISGGKADAAVFGGAFLANPDLPERLRVGAELNAPDKNTFYAPGAEGYIDYPSLAQGA from the coding sequence ATGAACTCTCTTTTTTCCGAAGTCCAAGTAGGCCGTTACACGCTGTCCAACCGCATGGTCATGGCCCCCATGACGCGTTCACGTGCAAACGATGCTGGCGTTCCTTCCGATATCGTCACCACCTACTATGAGCAACGCGCCAGTGCTGGTCTGATCATCTCCGAAGGTGTTTTCCCGGTGGCGCTTGGCAAGGGTTATGTACGGACCCCGGGTATTGAAACCGATGAGCAGGTAGCAGCGTGGAAAAAGGTCGCTGAATCCGTTCACGCCCGTGGCGGCCGTATCTTCATGCAACTGATGCACTGCGGCCGTGTTTCTCACCCGTCATTGATCGACGGTGCCCAGCCACAGGCACCATCAGCCATCAAAGCCGCGGGCCAAACCTATACCGCTACCGGCCTGCAGGACTTCGTCATCCCGCATGCACTGAGCATCGTTGAAATCGCTGGCGTCGTTGAAGGTTACCGCCAGGCTGCTCGTCGGGCTATCGAGGCTGGCTTCGACGGCGTGGAGTTGCATGCAGCATCGGGTTATTTGCCGGAACAGTTCCTGTCCAGCGGCAGCAACCAGCGCGACGACGAATACGGTGGCTCAGTTGAAAACCGCGTCCGCTTCGTTCTCGAAGTGCTTGCCGCGATAGTCGAGGAAGTGGGCGGCGATCGCGTGGGTATCAAGATTTCTCCAGAAATGAACTTCAACGATATCGTCGACGCCAATCCGCAAGAGACCTACACCTACCTGGTAAAGCACCTGCGGCCGTTCAACCTCGCCTACCTGCACGTCGCCCTGTTTGGTGCCGAGTTCGACTACCACAGTGCACTGCGTCCGCTCTTCAATGGCAGCTACCTGATCGGCAGTGGCCTGAACAAAGAAAGCGCCGAGGCGCTTATTTCCGGCGGCAAAGCGGATGCAGCCGTATTTGGTGGTGCGTTCCTCGCCAACCCGGACTTGCCAGAGCGTCTGCGCGTCGGTGCCGAGCTCAACGCCCCGGATAAAAACACCTTCTATGCGCCTGGCGCAGAGGGCTACATCGATTACCCATCCCTGGCCCAAGGGGCCTGA
- a CDS encoding LysR family transcriptional regulator, which yields MEYLNDMALFVEVVKMRSFRGAAESMNMPSSTLSRRITSLEKQIGLRLLHRTTRKIELTEAGQLYFDRCKRIVDEARLAHEQLGELLARPSGLLRASLPVDFANIYLAPLIADFARLYPGITFDFDLTPRQVDLVSDPVDVVIRMGEPANSNLIARKLATLQRGLYASPHYLRVSGEPRDPAELVHHECLRMSGASADKWTLTSEGAVEQVQVGGRFELNSVGMLRRLASLDLGIALLPAGIAAPDVDAGALQRVLPQWQATPVPVYALTETRLLPAKTQRFIEYLRDQLERP from the coding sequence TTGGAATACCTGAACGACATGGCCCTGTTCGTCGAGGTCGTGAAGATGCGCAGCTTTCGGGGTGCAGCGGAGTCCATGAACATGCCAAGCTCGACGCTTTCAAGGCGTATCACCAGCCTGGAGAAGCAGATAGGGTTGCGCCTGCTTCATCGCACCACGCGCAAGATTGAGCTGACAGAGGCCGGCCAGCTTTACTTTGATCGGTGCAAGCGCATTGTCGACGAAGCGAGGCTGGCGCATGAGCAGCTGGGTGAGTTGCTCGCCAGGCCCAGCGGCCTGTTGCGCGCCTCGTTGCCAGTGGACTTCGCCAACATCTACTTGGCGCCGTTGATTGCGGATTTCGCAAGACTGTATCCAGGCATCACCTTTGACTTCGATCTCACACCACGGCAGGTCGATTTGGTCAGTGACCCCGTGGATGTCGTCATTCGGATGGGCGAGCCGGCCAATTCCAACTTGATTGCGCGGAAACTGGCCACCCTGCAACGCGGCCTGTACGCCTCACCTCACTATCTACGGGTTTCCGGCGAGCCCCGTGATCCAGCGGAGCTTGTGCATCACGAATGCCTGCGGATGTCAGGAGCAAGCGCGGACAAGTGGACCCTGACCAGCGAGGGTGCTGTCGAACAGGTTCAGGTGGGTGGCCGCTTTGAGCTGAACAGTGTGGGGATGTTGCGTCGACTTGCCTCGCTAGACCTTGGCATCGCACTCCTGCCTGCCGGTATCGCTGCGCCAGATGTCGATGCAGGTGCTTTGCAACGGGTGCTGCCGCAATGGCAGGCGACGCCGGTACCCGTGTACGCATTGACAGAAACCCGACTGCTTCCTGCCAAAACCCAGCGCTTTATCGAGTATCTGCGAGATCAGCTGGAGCGGCCTTAA